A window of the Oscillospiraceae bacterium NTUH-002-81 genome harbors these coding sequences:
- a CDS encoding phosphatase PAP2 family protein, whose amino-acid sequence MFEQLKKRKYGLIIPIYAMIYIPWFYYLERTVQNPTHIIHLAIDDYIPFIDVFIIPYMLWFGYISATVLWLLWKDKKEYLQLITFLIIGMTLFLVFSTLYPNGHQLRPASFDHNNIFTAMIARLYQTDSPNNILPSIHVYNSLGAWFAIQNSRLTRERPRLRMASLVMTSLIILSTMFIKQHSVLDVVLAFGLAGILYPVFYMPGCPVYYEKLLLSWRQAPRVKTSESRE is encoded by the coding sequence TTGTTTGAACAGTTAAAGAAACGTAAATACGGACTGATCATTCCGATCTATGCAATGATCTATATTCCCTGGTTTTACTACCTGGAACGAACCGTCCAAAATCCCACACATATCATCCATCTGGCCATTGACGACTACATCCCGTTCATCGATGTGTTTATCATTCCCTACATGCTGTGGTTCGGGTACATATCAGCGACGGTGCTGTGGCTTCTGTGGAAGGATAAAAAGGAATACCTGCAGCTGATCACCTTTCTGATCATCGGCATGACGCTGTTCCTGGTGTTTTCCACCCTATACCCCAACGGCCATCAGCTGCGCCCGGCATCCTTCGACCACAATAATATTTTCACGGCCATGATCGCCCGGCTGTACCAGACCGACAGCCCCAACAACATCCTGCCAAGCATCCACGTGTACAACTCCCTTGGTGCCTGGTTTGCGATCCAGAACAGCCGTCTGACCCGGGAACGCCCCCGTCTGCGGATGGCATCCCTGGTGATGACCAGCCTGATCATCCTGTCCACCATGTTCATCAAGCAGCATTCGGTATTGGATGTGGTTCTGGCCTTCGGCCTGGCAGGCATCCTCTATCCGGTATTTTATATGCCCGGATGTCCGGTGTATTATGAAAAGTTGCTCCTGAGCTGGCGGCAGGCACCCCGGGTGAAGACATCCGAGAGCAGAGAATAA
- a CDS encoding HI0074 family nucleotidyltransferase substrate-binding subunit: MKKFENFKSALLNLKDIYSCQEPYSNVEIAGMVGLYEICFEQAWKAMKEILQNSGYAEGATGSPRTILKTAYKAGMLDDEELWMAALISRNNVAHAYNEAIAMDIIRQTKDKYYEMFVQLEQTIEKDWM, translated from the coding sequence ATGAAAAAATTTGAGAATTTTAAATCCGCATTGCTCAATTTGAAGGACATTTATTCCTGCCAGGAACCTTACAGTAATGTGGAAATAGCCGGTATGGTTGGATTGTACGAGATTTGTTTCGAGCAGGCCTGGAAGGCAATGAAAGAAATTCTGCAGAACAGCGGATATGCAGAGGGAGCAACAGGATCTCCGAGAACCATATTAAAGACGGCATATAAAGCCGGAATGCTTGATGATGAAGAGCTTTGGATGGCTGCGCTGATTTCCAGAAATAATGTTGCACATGCCTATAATGAAGCGATCGCCATGGATATCATTCGTCAGACAAAGGACAAATATTATGAGATGTTTGTTCAGTTGGAGCAGACGATAGAAAAAGACTGGATGTAA
- a CDS encoding nucleotidyltransferase domain-containing protein, producing MAAKGLSERTGIKQKVIDEMIALARRYEVEKLILFGSRARGDYRERSDIDLAFRGGKGDYFTLDVDETTSTLLEFDIINLDKPVRSELLESIEREGIVLYEKI from the coding sequence ATGGCAGCAAAAGGTTTGTCTGAAAGGACAGGAATCAAGCAAAAAGTAATTGACGAAATGATTGCGCTGGCCAGAAGATATGAGGTGGAGAAGTTGATCCTTTTTGGCTCGAGGGCCAGGGGGGATTACAGAGAGCGCAGTGATATTGACCTGGCATTCCGCGGCGGAAAGGGCGATTATTTTACCCTGGATGTGGACGAAACAACCTCCACGTTACTGGAATTTGACATCATTAATCTGGATAAACCGGTCAGGAGCGAATTGTTGGAGTCGATCGAACGGGAGGGAATTGTTCTGTATGAAAAAATTTGA
- a CDS encoding glycosyltransferase family A protein: MKLLTFAVPCYNSEAYMENCIRSLLPGGEDVEIIIVDDGSKDGTAAIADRYAAEYPTIIKAVHQENGGHGEAVNAGLRNATGLYFKVVDSDDWVNLEAYQKVLRTLKELVHAKEVVDMMICNYVYEKQGALKKKVMRYKTAFPREQVFGWNDVKFLHKGQYILMHSVIYRTKMLWDCGLELPKHTFYVDNIFVFQPLPHVKKMYYLDVNFYRYFIGREDQSVNEKIMIGRIDQQILVTKIIADAMVEYMKKPMNGKLRKYMINYVDIMMTVSSVLLLKSGTEENLEKKKELWEYLKNASPKLYRKIKLGILGRTMNLPGRSGRKISVAAYKVAQKVIGFN, translated from the coding sequence ATGAAACTGCTGACGTTTGCAGTGCCGTGCTATAATTCAGAGGCATATATGGAGAACTGTATCCGTTCTCTGCTTCCGGGCGGCGAGGATGTGGAAATCATTATCGTAGATGACGGATCGAAGGATGGAACAGCGGCCATTGCAGACCGCTATGCAGCAGAGTATCCGACAATTATCAAGGCCGTACACCAGGAAAACGGCGGTCACGGCGAGGCGGTCAATGCCGGCCTTCGCAATGCCACCGGCCTGTATTTCAAGGTGGTAGACAGTGACGACTGGGTGAATCTGGAAGCTTACCAGAAGGTGCTCCGCACACTGAAGGAGCTCGTACACGCCAAAGAGGTTGTGGACATGATGATCTGCAACTATGTATATGAAAAACAGGGCGCACTGAAGAAAAAAGTCATGCGCTATAAGACGGCTTTCCCCAGAGAGCAGGTGTTTGGCTGGAATGATGTAAAATTCCTGCACAAGGGTCAGTATATCCTCATGCATTCTGTCATCTACCGCACGAAAATGCTGTGGGACTGTGGACTGGAGCTGCCGAAGCATACTTTCTATGTGGACAACATTTTTGTGTTCCAGCCGCTGCCCCATGTGAAAAAGATGTACTATCTGGACGTGAACTTTTACCGGTATTTTATCGGAAGAGAGGATCAGTCTGTCAATGAGAAGATCATGATCGGCCGCATCGACCAGCAGATCCTTGTGACAAAGATCATCGCAGACGCCATGGTGGAATACATGAAGAAGCCTATGAACGGAAAACTGCGGAAATATATGATTAATTATGTGGATATCATGATGACGGTTTCCTCTGTGCTGCTGTTAAAATCCGGTACCGAGGAAAATCTGGAGAAGAAAAAAGAACTGTGGGAGTATCTGAAAAATGCCTCCCCCAAGCTGTACCGGAAGATCAAGCTGGGCATCCTGGGCAGAACGATGAACCTGCCGGGAAGAAGCGGCAGAAAGATCTCCGTGGCAGCCTATAAGGTGGCGCAGAAGGTCATCGGGTTCAACTAG
- the glf gene encoding UDP-galactopyranose mutase, whose translation MYNTIVIGAGAAGAAAARVLAENGRQVLVVERRDHVGGNCYDCQDAHGILVQPYGPHIFHTDNEQVRAFLSRFTAWRDFGHEVVAKVGEQLIPVPFNLNTLHQVYDQEKADRLEKLLVDTFGAESRVPILKLRQQEQAEIREIADYVYENIFLHYTMKQWGQTPEEIDPAVTGRVPVVISRDNRYFKDKYQGVPLEGFTAMYERMLDHENITLRLSTDADSLLAFSGNQVLFEGKPFDGEVIYTGPVDELFGCCFGRLPYRSLDFVFEHHDCPDYQGHSVINYTVSEDYTRITEFKHLTGQKCEGTTIVKEYPMAYTGADGQIPYYAIMNADNQQLYDRYAMLVAPMAHFHLLGRLAEYRYYNIDAMTARALELAEQILQKNHQEDKKL comes from the coding sequence GTGTACAATACGATCGTAATAGGGGCGGGGGCAGCAGGTGCGGCCGCTGCGCGTGTGCTGGCGGAAAACGGCAGACAGGTGCTGGTGGTGGAGCGAAGAGACCACGTGGGCGGCAACTGCTATGACTGTCAGGATGCCCATGGCATTCTGGTACAGCCGTATGGCCCTCATATTTTCCATACAGATAATGAGCAGGTGCGGGCATTCCTTTCCCGTTTTACTGCGTGGAGAGATTTTGGACATGAGGTAGTGGCGAAGGTGGGAGAGCAGCTGATCCCGGTGCCCTTCAACCTGAACACCCTGCATCAGGTGTATGACCAGGAGAAAGCAGACCGTCTGGAGAAGCTTCTCGTGGATACTTTTGGCGCGGAAAGCCGGGTGCCGATCCTGAAGCTGCGGCAGCAGGAGCAGGCGGAGATCCGGGAGATCGCGGATTATGTTTATGAAAATATTTTCCTGCATTATACGATGAAGCAGTGGGGACAGACGCCGGAGGAGATCGATCCGGCGGTGACCGGCCGGGTGCCGGTGGTGATCTCCAGAGATAACCGGTATTTTAAAGACAAATATCAGGGCGTTCCGCTGGAAGGCTTTACGGCCATGTATGAGCGGATGCTGGATCACGAAAACATCACCCTGCGGCTTTCCACAGATGCAGACAGCCTGCTGGCATTTTCCGGCAATCAGGTGCTGTTTGAAGGAAAACCGTTTGACGGGGAAGTGATCTATACCGGCCCGGTGGACGAGCTGTTCGGCTGTTGCTTCGGGCGGCTGCCGTACCGTTCCCTGGATTTTGTGTTCGAGCATCATGACTGCCCGGATTATCAGGGCCACAGTGTCATCAATTATACCGTCAGCGAGGACTACACCCGGATCACGGAGTTCAAGCATCTGACGGGACAGAAGTGCGAAGGTACCACCATCGTAAAGGAATACCCCATGGCTTACACCGGGGCGGATGGACAGATTCCGTACTATGCCATCATGAATGCGGACAATCAGCAGCTGTATGACCGGTATGCCATGCTGGTAGCGCCCATGGCGCATTTTCATCTGCTGGGCAGACTGGCCGAGTACCGGTATTACAACATCGATGCCATGACGGCCCGGGCGCTGGAACTGGCAGAGCAGATTTTACAGAAAAACCATCAGGAGGATAAAAAATTATGA
- a CDS encoding NUDIX domain-containing protein, which translates to MYELPNVPGARTQEEALALVKEMGLSPIRITPLPDAKHIFTHVEWHMKGFLILTEERDPQAGPEEIWADAASAEEKYSIPSAFHAYSGKIYEK; encoded by the coding sequence TTGTATGAGCTGCCCAACGTACCGGGGGCACGAACCCAGGAAGAGGCGCTTGCCCTAGTCAAAGAGATGGGTCTTTCCCCCATTCGAATTACCCCGCTGCCCGATGCAAAACATATTTTTACCCATGTGGAATGGCATATGAAAGGCTTTCTGATCCTGACGGAGGAGCGGGATCCCCAGGCAGGGCCGGAGGAAATCTGGGCGGATGCGGCCAGCGCGGAGGAAAAATATTCCATTCCGTCGGCATTTCACGCGTACTCGGGCAAAATTTATGAAAAATGA
- the mutY gene encoding A/G-specific adenine glycosylase produces MRYERMEEAVFESRPNRFIAHVRRGGETLVCHVKNTGRCRELLVPGTAVYIQKSDNPARKTAYDLISVYKPGTDGRPGQLVNMDSQAPNVIVKELLEQGRLIGGVKMIRPETKYGNSRFDFYAETETDKWFIEVKGVTLEEDGIARFPDAPTERGVRHMQELMACMADGYRAMICFVIQMKGVQVLEANAAMHPAFAETLAAAARAGVEVRAFDCLVTADSLTADAEIPVKTEWTYSLDDMTRPLLSWFRSHARVLPWREEVSPYRVWISEIMLQQTRVEAVKPYFDRFTTELPDVKSLAEVPEERLMKLWEGLGYYSRARNLQKAARVVMESCGGQLPDTYEELLKLPGIGSYTAGAVASIACGRPVPAVDGNVLRVWSRLFCREEDILKQSVKTMVEEEITAVIPKDCPGAYNQAWMELGALVCVPNGKAHCEECPLAFGCRAKAEDRINEFPKKTPKKPRRIEDLTVLVIWNGERTLIRKRPKKGAAGRLV; encoded by the coding sequence ATGAGATATGAGAGAATGGAAGAGGCTGTTTTTGAGAGCCGTCCTAACCGCTTTATCGCCCATGTGCGCCGGGGCGGCGAGACGCTGGTGTGCCATGTGAAAAACACCGGTCGGTGCCGGGAATTGCTGGTGCCGGGGACAGCCGTTTATATACAGAAAAGTGACAATCCGGCGAGGAAAACTGCCTATGATCTGATCAGTGTGTACAAGCCGGGAACCGATGGGAGGCCGGGTCAGCTGGTCAACATGGATTCCCAAGCGCCAAACGTCATCGTAAAAGAATTGCTGGAGCAGGGCCGTCTGATCGGCGGGGTAAAAATGATCCGGCCCGAGACAAAGTATGGAAATTCCCGGTTTGATTTTTATGCGGAAACAGAAACAGATAAATGGTTCATCGAGGTCAAGGGTGTGACGCTGGAGGAGGACGGCATCGCCCGTTTCCCGGATGCACCCACCGAGCGGGGCGTGCGCCACATGCAGGAGCTGATGGCATGTATGGCGGACGGCTATCGGGCCATGATCTGCTTTGTCATCCAGATGAAGGGTGTGCAGGTTCTGGAAGCTAATGCGGCGATGCATCCGGCCTTTGCGGAAACGCTGGCTGCTGCTGCCCGGGCCGGGGTGGAAGTGCGGGCCTTTGACTGTCTGGTGACGGCGGACAGCCTGACGGCAGACGCCGAGATCCCTGTCAAAACGGAGTGGACGTACAGCCTAGACGATATGACCCGTCCCCTGCTTTCCTGGTTTCGCAGCCACGCCCGGGTGCTGCCCTGGAGGGAAGAAGTGAGCCCTTACCGGGTGTGGATCTCGGAGATCATGCTGCAGCAGACCCGGGTAGAGGCGGTAAAGCCCTATTTTGACCGGTTCACGACAGAGCTGCCGGATGTGAAAAGCCTGGCGGAGGTGCCAGAGGAGCGGCTTATGAAGCTGTGGGAAGGACTGGGCTACTACAGCCGTGCCCGGAATCTGCAAAAAGCAGCCCGGGTGGTGATGGAATCCTGCGGCGGACAGCTGCCGGACACATACGAAGAACTGTTAAAGCTGCCGGGCATCGGCTCTTACACGGCAGGAGCGGTGGCCTCTATCGCCTGCGGACGGCCGGTGCCTGCGGTGGACGGCAACGTGCTGCGGGTATGGTCGCGGCTGTTCTGCCGGGAAGAAGATATTTTAAAACAGTCGGTAAAGACCATGGTGGAGGAAGAGATCACGGCAGTGATTCCCAAAGACTGTCCCGGCGCCTACAATCAGGCGTGGATGGAGCTGGGGGCGCTGGTGTGTGTGCCCAATGGCAAAGCCCACTGCGAGGAGTGCCCGCTGGCGTTCGGCTGCCGGGCAAAAGCGGAAGACAGGATCAATGAATTCCCGAAGAAAACGCCGAAGAAACCCCGGCGCATCGAGGATCTCACGGTGCTGGTTATCTGGAATGGCGAGCGGACGCTCATCCGCAAACGGCCGAAAAAGGGGGCTGCTGGCAGGCTTGTATGA
- a CDS encoding HAD family hydrolase, with product MDKKIQTDGIIFDVDGTLWDSTESVAAAWNEILEHRPDVSFRATPDNLKKLFGRPLPVIASMIFTKLSKPEYLELIQKCTDNEHEFLHKIPGKLFSGVRETLLALKEQYPLYIVSNCEAGYIETFLEATGLGDCFLDHECPGSSGKYKAENIRLIVERNTISHPVYIGDTDGDAQACQEAGVPFIFAGFGFGETTHYAAKIDTFSQIPEVIVHG from the coding sequence ATGGATAAAAAAATACAGACAGACGGCATTATTTTTGACGTGGACGGCACGCTATGGGATTCCACAGAAAGTGTGGCGGCCGCATGGAACGAAATTCTGGAGCACCGGCCCGACGTGTCCTTCCGTGCCACCCCGGACAACCTGAAAAAACTGTTTGGCAGACCGCTTCCGGTCATTGCCAGCATGATTTTCACAAAGCTTTCCAAACCGGAATACCTGGAGCTCATCCAGAAATGCACCGACAACGAGCACGAATTTCTGCATAAGATCCCCGGGAAGCTGTTTTCCGGCGTCAGAGAAACGCTGCTGGCATTGAAGGAGCAGTATCCCCTTTACATCGTCAGCAACTGTGAGGCCGGCTACATCGAGACCTTTCTGGAGGCCACTGGTCTTGGCGACTGCTTCCTCGACCACGAATGTCCGGGCAGCAGCGGCAAATACAAGGCCGAAAATATCCGTCTCATCGTAGAACGCAACACCATCTCTCACCCAGTTTACATCGGAGACACCGACGGCGATGCCCAGGCCTGTCAGGAGGCCGGTGTCCCCTTTATTTTCGCCGGGTTCGGCTTTGGGGAAACCACGCATTATGCTGCAAAAATCGATACATTTTCACAGATTCCGGAGGTGATCGTTCATGGCTGA
- a CDS encoding CatA-like O-acetyltransferase, with amino-acid sequence MADISRNSISQPQFQLYDMETWERAEYFHYYMDLIKTRYNLNVNIDITGFMQVLKEKNLKFFPSMLYIVMRTVNTFREFRTCLDREGRPGYWNFCNPSYTVFHKDTHTFSDIWSPYSEDFHTFYETVVADIARYGDVKGVKGRGDRPENFVPVSSLPWLSFTGYGCDTYSDSRMILPIILFGKYFEQNGRMLLPFSISINHATADGYHSSLFLNTIQKNCDEFAGE; translated from the coding sequence ATGGCTGATATTTCCAGAAACAGCATTTCACAGCCGCAGTTCCAGCTTTATGATATGGAGACCTGGGAGCGGGCGGAATATTTTCACTACTACATGGATCTCATCAAAACCCGCTACAATCTCAATGTCAACATTGACATCACCGGATTCATGCAGGTGCTGAAGGAAAAAAATCTGAAATTTTTCCCGTCCATGCTGTACATCGTCATGCGCACGGTAAACACTTTCCGGGAGTTCCGCACCTGCCTGGACAGGGAAGGTCGTCCCGGCTACTGGAATTTCTGCAATCCGTCCTACACCGTTTTCCACAAGGATACCCATACCTTTTCGGATATCTGGAGCCCTTACAGTGAGGATTTTCACACCTTTTATGAAACCGTGGTGGCTGATATCGCCCGCTACGGCGACGTGAAGGGTGTCAAAGGCCGCGGCGATCGACCGGAAAACTTTGTCCCGGTGTCCAGTCTGCCCTGGCTGTCCTTCACCGGCTATGGCTGCGACACGTATTCAGATTCCCGCATGATCCTGCCCATCATCCTGTTTGGAAAATATTTCGAGCAGAACGGCCGGATGCTGCTGCCCTTCTCCATTTCCATCAACCACGCGACGGCGGACGGCTATCACAGTTCTTTGTTTTTGAACACCATTCAAAAGAACTGCGATGAGTTCGCCGGGGAATGA
- a CDS encoding biotin transporter BioY: MEMTHEKTREKHSINTYQLTATALMAAVLCALASMSITIGIVPISLATFVIYLDAYILGSRMATVSTFIYLLLGLVGLPVYSGFSSGPAKLFGPTGGYLFGYLFLAFISGWFIERFPKNKILHIVGMVIATAVLYTLGTCWLAFQAHMDARTALMAGVIPFLLGDAIKIVVSVIVGPALRKRINRMEN; the protein is encoded by the coding sequence ATGGAAATGACTCACGAGAAAACAAGAGAAAAACACAGCATCAACACTTATCAGCTTACCGCCACCGCCCTGATGGCCGCCGTGCTCTGTGCGCTGGCATCCATGTCCATCACCATCGGCATCGTCCCCATCAGCCTGGCGACCTTTGTCATCTATCTGGACGCCTACATTCTGGGTAGCCGCATGGCCACCGTCAGCACGTTCATCTATCTGCTTCTTGGCCTTGTGGGACTTCCGGTGTACTCCGGCTTCTCCTCCGGCCCAGCCAAGCTGTTCGGCCCCACCGGCGGTTACCTGTTCGGCTATCTGTTCCTGGCTTTTATCAGCGGATGGTTCATTGAACGCTTCCCGAAAAACAAGATCCTGCACATTGTCGGCATGGTCATCGCCACTGCCGTGCTTTATACCTTAGGTACCTGCTGGCTGGCTTTTCAGGCACATATGGATGCCCGCACCGCTCTCATGGCCGGTGTTATCCCGTTTCTGCTGGGCGACGCCATCAAGATCGTCGTGAGTGTCATCGTTGGCCCGGCACTGCGCAAGCGTATCAACCGCATGGAAAACTGA
- a CDS encoding Rpn family recombination-promoting nuclease/putative transposase, producing MSEKMADDFLMSPMVDYCFKELLAYPTVRKGFLAAILNRDPSEIGSTELLPTILEKETEEGKYGILDVRIRMKDGSQIDLEMQVVPFAFWERRILFYLSRMYTEQIKAGENYGEMKRCIHVSILNFIHFPEDQICFREIALCDLQTKKKYTDLLEIYVLELKKLPPEQLKEPMIIQWMRFLSAQKKEDFEKMAEKDGYIGEAYGVLKKLSADEQKRLEYEARQKAILDYNSQVIGYTEKGVQMGEERLGRLCEALMDAGRMEDLKKAVSNEEYRKELYQEFDIL from the coding sequence ATGAGTGAGAAAATGGCGGATGATTTCCTCATGTCCCCGATGGTAGATTATTGTTTCAAAGAGCTGCTGGCATATCCGACAGTGAGAAAAGGGTTTCTGGCAGCGATTCTGAACAGAGATCCATCAGAAATTGGAAGCACAGAATTATTGCCGACGATTTTGGAAAAAGAAACAGAAGAGGGGAAATATGGTATTTTGGATGTGCGGATCCGGATGAAGGACGGCTCTCAGATTGATCTGGAAATGCAGGTAGTTCCATTTGCGTTTTGGGAGAGACGGATTCTCTTTTATCTGAGCAGAATGTATACGGAGCAGATCAAAGCAGGCGAAAACTACGGGGAAATGAAGAGATGCATACATGTGAGTATTCTGAACTTTATTCATTTTCCAGAGGATCAGATCTGTTTCCGTGAGATTGCGCTCTGTGATCTGCAGACGAAAAAGAAGTATACCGATCTTTTGGAAATTTATGTGCTGGAACTGAAGAAACTTCCGCCGGAGCAGTTGAAGGAGCCAATGATCATCCAGTGGATGCGGTTTCTTTCGGCGCAGAAGAAGGAGGACTTTGAAAAAATGGCAGAGAAAGATGGTTACATAGGAGAGGCCTACGGAGTTCTGAAAAAGCTCAGCGCAGATGAGCAGAAGCGTCTGGAGTATGAAGCGCGGCAGAAAGCGATTCTGGATTACAATTCTCAGGTGATCGGTTATACGGAAAAAGGAGTTCAAATGGGCGAGGAGCGTCTGGGGCGTCTCTGTGAAGCACTGATGGATGCCGGACGGATGGAGGATCTGAAAAAGGCTGTCTCGAATGAAGAATACCGCAAAGAGCTGTATCAGGAATTTGACATATTATAG
- a CDS encoding amidohydrolase family protein: MKKIDAHAHIGQFGSWAGVEGTPDVLLSFMDEYEIEKTVLCAKDHNGNEGVLEAWRQHPDRFWPLVYVNPTEGAEECRRKIERYVDQEGFKGIKMNPLRHAFVADDEMVDPVMEEAEKRGIPVFIHSGHPPYSLPWSIALLAERFPKVKVVMIHMGHGHGVYIDAAIKMAKRHPNIYLEMSGMPMGVKIKQAYEEVGADRIMFGTDFPFHHPSVEIQKVLTCGLPEAAQEDVFYNNVKKLFGNM, encoded by the coding sequence ATGAAGAAAATAGATGCACATGCCCATATCGGGCAATTCGGCAGCTGGGCAGGCGTGGAAGGTACGCCGGACGTGCTGCTGTCCTTTATGGATGAATATGAGATCGAGAAAACGGTTCTGTGTGCGAAGGATCACAACGGAAACGAAGGTGTGCTGGAGGCCTGGCGGCAGCATCCTGACCGGTTCTGGCCGCTGGTGTACGTCAATCCCACGGAAGGGGCGGAAGAATGTCGCCGGAAGATTGAGCGTTATGTGGATCAGGAGGGGTTCAAGGGCATCAAGATGAACCCGCTGCGCCATGCGTTCGTGGCAGACGATGAGATGGTAGACCCGGTGATGGAAGAAGCCGAAAAGCGCGGCATCCCGGTGTTTATCCACTCCGGTCATCCCCCGTATTCCCTGCCCTGGAGTATCGCGCTGCTGGCAGAGCGTTTTCCAAAGGTAAAAGTGGTGATGATCCACATGGGTCATGGACACGGCGTATACATCGATGCCGCTATCAAGATGGCAAAGCGCCATCCCAACATTTATCTGGAAATGTCCGGCATGCCCATGGGTGTCAAGATCAAGCAGGCTTATGAGGAGGTGGGTGCTGACCGGATCATGTTCGGTACTGATTTCCCGTTCCATCATCCGTCTGTGGAGATCCAGAAGGTACTGACCTGCGGACTGCCGGAAGCGGCTCAGGAAGATGTGTTCTACAATAATGTGAAAAAATTATTTGGAAATATGTAA
- a CDS encoding ECF transporter S component: MMDQSMKQLTKTAMMAAIIFVCTYTFKIPNAITGGYTHLGDCAIFIGVMVLGRKHGTAAAAVGAAMSDLLGGFFMWVVPTFLIKGVMAFVMGTIVEKVLPDKNGNWLIGAIVGGICQILGYTIAKIILLSPAAALATTPTITAQTVIGIIIASVVITILQSSKVLNRLRQM; the protein is encoded by the coding sequence ATGATGGATCAGTCTATGAAACAGCTTACCAAGACCGCAATGATGGCGGCAATCATTTTTGTATGTACATACACGTTCAAGATTCCCAATGCGATCACCGGCGGATACACCCACTTGGGTGACTGTGCGATTTTTATCGGTGTGATGGTGCTGGGAAGAAAGCATGGCACAGCGGCAGCAGCTGTCGGCGCAGCCATGTCTGACCTGCTGGGCGGATTTTTCATGTGGGTCGTGCCCACGTTTCTCATCAAAGGCGTCATGGCCTTTGTCATGGGAACCATCGTGGAGAAAGTACTGCCGGATAAGAACGGCAACTGGCTCATCGGCGCTATTGTGGGCGGCATCTGCCAGATCCTGGGCTACACCATTGCCAAGATCATCCTGTTAAGCCCCGCAGCAGCACTGGCAACCACACCGACCATCACCGCGCAGACCGTCATCGGGATCATCATTGCGTCTGTCGTGATCACCATCCTGCAGTCCTCCAAGGTACTCAACCGCCTGAGACAGATGTGA